Proteins encoded within one genomic window of Streptomyces sp. NBC_00523:
- a CDS encoding glutamate ABC transporter substrate-binding protein, giving the protein MQLRKVTAASAAVLALALTATACGSDDKDDSAGSGGGKKITIGIKIDQPGIGLKTPDGKFTGFDVDVATYVAKELGYDAKNIEFKETKSADRETAISRGDVKFIVASYSITDERLQKVDFAGPYLLAHQDILVRADDDSFKKPEDLNNKKLCSVAGSTSAQNVHDKLAPKAQLLEYGGYSECLTGLENKAVDALTTDDSILAGYASQDANKGKFKLAGFKMTNENYGIGLKKGDADLKKKINDALTKMVSDGSWQKAVDANFGPAGYKNEKAPKIGNVVK; this is encoded by the coding sequence ACCGCCGCCTCGGCCGCCGTGCTCGCCCTCGCCCTCACCGCTACCGCCTGTGGTTCCGACGACAAGGACGACTCGGCCGGTTCGGGTGGCGGCAAGAAGATCACCATCGGCATCAAGATCGACCAGCCGGGTATCGGCCTGAAGACGCCGGACGGCAAGTTCACCGGCTTCGACGTCGACGTCGCCACGTACGTCGCCAAGGAGCTCGGCTACGACGCCAAGAACATCGAGTTCAAGGAGACGAAGAGCGCCGACCGCGAGACGGCGATCTCGCGCGGTGACGTCAAGTTCATCGTCGCCTCCTACTCCATCACCGACGAGCGCCTGCAGAAGGTCGACTTCGCCGGTCCGTACCTGCTGGCCCACCAGGACATCCTGGTCCGCGCGGACGACGACTCGTTCAAGAAGCCCGAGGACCTGAACAACAAGAAGCTCTGCTCGGTCGCCGGTTCGACCTCCGCGCAGAACGTCCACGACAAGCTGGCCCCGAAGGCGCAGCTGCTGGAGTACGGCGGCTACTCGGAGTGCCTGACCGGCCTCGAGAACAAGGCCGTCGACGCGCTGACCACGGACGACAGCATCCTGGCCGGCTACGCCTCGCAGGACGCCAACAAGGGCAAGTTCAAGCTGGCCGGCTTCAAGATGACCAACGAGAACTACGGCATCGGCCTGAAGAAGGGCGACGCCGACCTCAAGAAGAAGATCAACGACGCGCTGACCAAGATGGTTTCGGACGGCTCGTGGCAGAAGGCCGTGGACGCGAACTTCGGTCCGGCCGGCTACAAGAACGAGAAGGCTCCGAAGATCGGCAACGTCGTCAAGTGA